Within the Rosa rugosa chromosome 2, drRosRugo1.1, whole genome shotgun sequence genome, the region TTGGTGTACGACCTGTGGCTTGTGGTGGTGATCGCATCTTTGGTGATCGCAGCGTTGATTCTTCAGGTTGGCACTACTGGGATCGCATGGCTCTGAGGGGGGTGATGGTGGATCGGTCTTGCTTGTCAGGTCTGGGTTACTGTGGATCGGATTAGATTATGCAGTCTGTCCATGATCGTGATTATGCAGACGGTGGTCAAGGTTACTGTCTGTGCGGCGGTGTTCGTTATGGTGGCAGTGGTGGTCTAGTTGGTGGCGTTAGCTTCGATGGTGACGGCGGCGGCTTCCACGAGGTGGGCGACAGTGGAATCATACGGGAGGCTAGGGTATCTTCGTAATGGGCTTGTTGGCCGGGCTCTAGTTAGGGGTTGGGCTCTAGGGTTATGGTCAATTTTGGCTGGGTTCTAGGTCCTTGGGCGTATGTTTCATTGTTTAAATTAGTGGGCCTTTCTCTTTTTATTCAAAGAAAGGATGGGTCTATTTTTTTCTTGGGTTGAGTGGGAAAGATCGCAAAGGTAGTGTTGGGCTCCgttgtcttttttattttttcttcggAGCTCTGACTTATTTTTGTTTGCGCTTAATTAAAAAATgtgggtgtgctaggagtgtactGAGTAGTATGCTTGTGTGAAGAGTGTACTAGTATagtgtgctctatgtaatggCTTCTTCTGACGACCCTATGGGTAAACcgttattgtactgcttgctgaaattTATACAAGGATTAACcttttcaactaaaaaaaaaaaaaaaaaaacggtggAATACTAAACTTTTGCATTTAATACACATTTTGCTGATGTGACGTTTTTATTATCCTTTGGATATCTCATCAATGACTGATATTCAAAGTCAAGGATAACCAAGGCAggctaagagcaagttcacccgttgggtcaccaggtcacatactattcactgctttttagtatATTTTCACCTTTTGGGTCACGGggacagtgtatttcgtgccctgggtcaccctggatcactttctgggtcaccatggtgacctgcacagtgtatttcatgCCCTAGGTCAccggcacagtgtatttcgtgacccaaagaatgaaaatatacactaaaaagcagtgaatagtaggtgacctggtgacccaatgggtgaacttgctctaataagTAGCCAAGGAGAGGATTCAGATCCTAGTAGTTCCCAACTGTTTCAACTTATGTAGTAATCTTTGAGTTGTAATACCGAATTTCTAGAACAACTAATTAGTTGGTTGGTTTAACATCTAATATTCATTTGAATATTGGCCTCTTGATAATGAGTTCACTTCAAactagttagtttttttttttttgaagtggcAAACTAGTTACCTCATACTTACCGCTTTTGAATTCTAAAGGACAATATGTGCGTGATAATGAGATCACTGACTTTATTTATATTGACAAAATGTGTGTTTCTTACTATGTACAGTTGTTTCCCCACTTAAGCCAAATTTTTAGAAAATGTCCTTTTTATCACTTTAATAAATTCAAGACGTTAATGTAATGAAAATTTAGATAAATTAATACATTTCTACTCTCTTTATCTCTTTTCTCTCGCTTTTAGGCCTGGGCTCAggtcgggccgggcccaaaATTTGGTGAGATCGAGACCGAGCCCGAAACAATCGGTCCAGGCCGGTTCAGGCTTTTTCAAAAATggaaaccgacagaaaccgaccccaaacgggccggttcggtcttcgggcttttcgggcccaaatccAGTTTCCCAGCTTTATGCAAAATACACACAAAATTGGGTGAGAGGCGGGGTTTGAACCCCCGACCTCCTACACGAAAGCCTTGCTCCTAACCACAGGAGCACGAAACGCTCTCAGCATAATTTGTCCAAACTTTATATTTATTTGATCCTAAGTGGgagaaatgaaacaaaacaaaacctagaagTGCATAACCCTCTTtcactttcttctctctctcttttctagccgtattcttcttcttcttcgttttttttttgtccccctttttttcttcctccccaatccccattaATCCATTATGTAGTTCTCTCTTTACCATATCttcttattctttttcttcttcttcttttttttttttttttttttttttttttctcttttcttcctccccaatccccattaTGCAGTTCTCTATTTaccatatcttcttcttcttcttcttcggcgaCTTCGATCTACTCCGCTCTGAGCTTCAAGCTCAGGAGGCCATCAAGAAAAGAGTTTTTGCAGGTGAAGGAGTTCCCGGCTTCACTGGTTCCCAAGGTAAGATTACTCAAAGCAACAACTTTCTCTGTGTTCCCATGtcatatgctcaaattttaATAGTTTGTTTCATATAGGTTTTGGGTTCTTCTGAAATTCTGTACATTTGAAtatggagaaggaggaggaggagctggctTGGGAGGAGAATCTCGAGAGGTTGAGATGGAGGAGAAATCGGTTCGGGTCGGTCCTTCGGTCCCGGAAAATATCAAGCCTGACATCGACCCGATAAACTGtaattcgggtcgggctttgcacCGAACCGACATTTTCCAACACAAAatcgaaccgaatcgggcttttttgctCGGTTCGAGTCGGGTTCTCAGGTCCAGACGCCCAGCCCTACTCGCTTTCTTTTAATGCTCAAGGttcggcggtagccaaaccttcgtttaacgcaggtccgatgggcggaccgctactctgtggacttggtgatcttcgctagctgtcaaacgaaagacagggcgtcagagggagaccgcgttgggcggtcttcacttctccgatgcctaagtcagtcaatgcatatagacagcataacaataaatgagtagtaaatgcgtaattaatgaggagagaggagagaaccttttataggtgaggaggaggctgatcttctccttgttttcgatgtgggactgatgtgcttcagtccccagcgtcaggagcttctgatgctatcttggcacggcgcgtcgacggtgatctgggggtgatccgagactcaggctgtagctcgcctgggtgtgtatccgtaggctattcctttggcgggaatcaatacctctggcggtaccatgagcgtagctcattatagctaattatgcttgtaaatgcacatgtatgtacacttTCTCCTCTCATCAATAACTACTCATTTGACTTATTTATAATAATTGTATTCTCTAATAATAAATTTACATTTACTTTATACTCTCAATTTACACACTTACAGTGCGTGTTATTCGTCACACATGTTTAACAAAATTGTGGATATACTATAATGATTCGGATTATTTAAAttttgataaagaaaaaaaattgttaagaAACTTTGAAAATGATAATTTTGATAATTGCTAGTGATTCTGCTGGAATCTAATCCAATATTGTTGTGTTGTACATTTGTACTAGTTTTGTCGTGACCGTCGACCTCGAAGTAGCGGCGTTccccttcttctccaactctaAACTCCGTTATGACTTATGACTCTCTCTCTTTTGACGACAAACTCTTGAaatgttgttttctttttctattattACAACTCTTGAAATATTTTTACATTtatatttccatttttcttgatATAATTTCAAAAGAGGTTCCGCGAAACCCCAAAAAAGCATGCCTTTCACATAAATCGACACTCCGAACTGGCACACCGATTACAGGGGCACTTCCGTCTTTCCACTGTCCCTGGCATACGTACTGATTTTATGGCTATAAGACACAGCCAAGACCTTCCCTTCTTCCACCCACACCCGTCGCAACAATggctcactctcactctcactctcactcccTCAGCCTCTCCCTCCTCTCCGCCACCCTCCTCACCCTCTGCTCTCTCGCCCAAGCCACTCACCCTGGGTACATTTTGACCGTTGTCAACAACTGCCCCTTCCCCATCTGGCCCGCCATCCAACCCAACTCCGGCAGCCCCGTCCTCGAAAAAGGCGGGTTCGCCCTCCCCAGTCTCACCCACCGCTCCTTCCCCGCCCCGACCCAGACCTGGTCCGGCCGGATCTGGGCCCGCACCGGCTGCTCCCACTCCCACAACCACTTCTCCTGCCTCACCGGCGACTGCGGCGGCAAGCTCGAGTGCAACGGCGCCGGCGGCGCTACCCCTTCAACTCTTGCCCAGTTCGTCCTCCACCACGGCCCCAACGACTTATGGTCCTACGGCGTCAGCCTCGTCGACGGGTTTAACATTCCCATGACGGTGACCCCGCACGAGGGGAAGGGCGTCTGCCCCGTCGTCGGCTGCAAGGCCAACTTACTGGCCACGTGTCCCGATAGGCTGCAGGTGAGGTCACCCGCCGGTCACGGCCCTGTGGTGGCGTGCAAGAGCGCATGCGAGGCGTTCGGCACCGACGAGCTGTGCTGTCGGAACAAGTACAACAGCCCTCATACGTGTAGGGCGTCGAGCTTTTCGCAGTACTTCAAGCAAGCGTGTCCGGCTACATTTACGTACGCGCACGACAGCCCCACGCTCATGCACCAGTGCTCGTCGCCACGTGAGCTCAAGGTCATCTTCTGCCACTAGGTGACGGCAGCAAACGGTGGTGTGCAGCTTGGTTCCGGCCCTTGGTTTCGAATAAAATATTAGGAGGGAAATTACTAGGTTTAGTGCAGTTTCTAAGCTTGTGTTAACTTACTGTGTTGGTTCGTATGGCGGTGTACTGGGAATCTGGGTTGGCTTGTGTAGTTTGTTATCTGTAATGTTTTGGGCTTTGCCTGTTTTAATGAATTGAAGAATTTAAACAATTAAATTCGAGGCATTTCTAGCAAAGGAAAATTGACTAATGATGTAAGAAGTACTGctcaaagaaaattttctttacGTTTTAGTTCTAGTTCGGACTTCGGAGGAGTCGTTAGGTTAGGTTAGTTTCATTATTTAATTTGTCCATAGGTTATCAGACTTTAGAACTCTAGAGCAAAACTCCATAGTTTTGAAGCTCTGATGATGAAAAAGTTCACTCGTTTAGTTAATAGGTCAGATATTATTTACTATTTTTTAATGTTAATTTCTATCCTCTAAGTTATTGGATAAGTTTCATGACCTATAAACTGACCTAGAGTGACTCAGTCAGTTTGTAAGCCACTACACTGATCCAGAAAGGCCACGAAACTGATTTAAAAACTGTATCAGTAATCCAGAGCAtgtaaataaacataaaaaaatattaaatagtATATGACTCAATAACCCAAGGGTGAACTTACTGTAATAAACAATTCTACTATAGACTATGGTCTCTTTGCTTAAAGGGCAGTGTGGATAAGAAAGATAGGGTAATGATTCGCGGAGAAAAGATTGTGAAGTAGGTACGGTGAAGTtccataaagaaaaacaaaggggAGCGGCAAAAGCTTATCTTTAAAGGAACGCGAATCTCTGAAAGATATCTGATGGAGCAGAGGAGCAGGGAGCAGGAGTAGCGGTCCGTCGTCAGCCACTTGAAAACAGCAGAGGCTTCTTTTCTCGAAATTTCCCCGTCCTTTGTTTTTACTTTACATGAATCACTGTGCTATCACGTGTAGCCTTTGCTTTATACGAGTCTCTTCCTCAGAGGCCTTGTTGGGAAGAATCCCAGTAACAGGATTtccctccattttctttttcaaatttgtATGTAGATCATGgcataaaaaaatttatgtttaacAAATAAATTATATAAAAGAATGAAATTCACATATTTTTATTTACAATCTAcactttttcttaaaaaaaaaaaaaattgaatcggtcagccatttattgaaattgaaagattacaGCAATACGATGCCCAAAGACAtcgaaaatgaaataaaacagtacgaaatgaaaattacaaatgaaatagaaaaattttaaaacgcaagagcagcaacgtcgagacgcaatgctgattttacactacggattgcaaccgtgtagtgaattgagtagttgGTGATTTGACTACCCATGCAAGTCCAACTCCCTAATTTACAAAAGCCAACTTGGCGCCGGAATGAGagcactctcccacctaaaaaTCGAAGCtagccaagggtgtcagaacatggttatgttggcagacgatctttcacgaacagaTACCAAAGAATTGGGTCCTGGATCCAATACCAATAAAGCGCAGGAGCCCCAATCCATTCTTACAAACAAACAACCCACAAAAGATAATGGGTAGCAGTCCAAGCCGAACGTCCACCCGAATCCCAGATCCAAATCCATTTGCAAAAACCACCCGGATCCAAAACTATGGAGGCCCAAAGCCTCTTGTCCACCCATGGATGCTCCGGCCCATGTCCAAAACCTCTTGGGCCCAGAACCCACTAGGTCGTCACCCAGTACCCACCGCATCTAGGCAATCCACCTTACCGCCGGTGACACACCAAGTATCCGCCATGCCGCCAATCAAGGGGTCGTCTTCTGCCTTGCCACGCAGATCTCGAAGATCGCCGACTGCCCAAACAAGGCCGCCTACACCACCATGCACCGATCCATAGTTCGGACGGGACAACAGCAGCAGCATACAATCCGGCCGAAGGAAAATTCCCTGTGGTAACCACCGATTGACCACCGCGTCAACAACATCGCTGGAAAGAGGCAACCGACTGAGGTCACCTTGACTTCTATCCGAACCCCACTCCTCCCAGTAATCACCGCCACCCTGCGATGCCATCTCAACAGAATGTTGTCCCATCGACCCCGCCCCAGCAGCGCCCAAACTCCCCACATGAGAGCCACTGCCATCGAAGACAACGAAGATGAAGACAAAGAGGCCGAAGCCTGAAATTTTCTCCATAAATGGAGTAGGTATAGGTCACGGCGAACGAGAGAGGGCTGCCGTtccacaaaccctagcagagcgctctgCTAGGTCTTATTTTAAgtgatataaaaaaataataataatttgattttgtttaaaaatttaatttatttgaaaaaaTATGAAGGTCTGCATTGGAAAATGAAGAGTTTTAATTTCACATTCATTATGAAATCCAAAACAATTCTATTTAAAAATTCAGATTttttcttcctcacctataTTAGAGCATTTTCAACCGTTAAatattcaaaactcaaaactcaaaaatcaaaattccTCTAATTTTCATTCTCAAAATGTTTAAACTATTAAGCTTGTGTGTCAAAATTCtttttatttgtatatatttggCACTGTAGTTCACAATATAACTGTTGAAAAGTTAAAACAGCCTTCAAATTATCATCTATGCAAacaaaaatcatttaattttgCAATTGAGCATATCTAAATCTTTCGTAGAGatcaaaaactaaacatgccatttttttttttttttagaatctaGAGGTCTAAATCTAGTAATATCTATGCATTGTGTTAACTCCGCAATTGGAATTTAAATAGAGTAACAGTGTCAAGATGTAGATGTAGGTGTAACTTTGACAAATCCACGCTTTGATATTTCTATTAAGTTAAAACAACTATGCCAAGTCTATGTAGCATACTATGACAAACATTTAAAGAGCAAATCCAGGTTAATATGTAGTCGCTGAGTTTCCTTCTGTAATTTATGCATATAGATGGTGCAAAGAAGTGTGGATAATATGTAAATATATGAAACCGGTAAAAACACTAGTTTTTAAAATATGTGAGTAAATCCGCAGCATCGTGCGGGTCATCTAGCTGCCTAAAATGTATAGATAATAGATGCAAGCAATAGTTGGAAAGCAATTATATAAGAATAACGTAGGGGTAAGTGCTCCGGCCAGCTCTACCAATGGAGCTATAATCCTCACACTTTATTTTTATGTGTAACAATTTGTTTTTGGGATGTTAACAATTAATTTAAGTGAAGGTGATGATCGGGGATTATCATTTATGTGGTCGCCGGCATCAACATCTGTAAGAGGACCGCCACGACACCTTGTAATTCTCGATCATGAGGAGCATTCCAAAATTCTCTTTGGACAAAGCCATTGTTGGCGCGCAGAAAACAGTTTGCAGAGGATAGTTGGACAGTGAACAATGTAAACTGAAGACTACAATTGTATGTTCAATCGATCATGTAATAGCTATATATAATATTGGTGAGACTTGATTTATTTGATGAATATCGGTATATATGGAAGATTTATTTGTAacaagggaaaatcgtccaaacagtgtctgaacttttccagactattaattttcatacctatactttgaaaaacatcaaaatggtacctgacgatttaagcccgactGAATTTATATACCTAACAACAGTAAAGCCGTCAACTTCGTTAAActttgaggggtaaaattggTACTTCTGATATTGCTAATTAGGTTCTATAAAATCTGGGTTTGTGTTGAGTTTGACCATGTCATGTTTCGTCATCTCTCTCACTCAATCTCTAGCTTCTTCAATCTCTATCTCTCTGCACGCCGCTTCAGCAATCTGGAAAGGGAAATCAAGACAACTAAACTCAGACAATTAATTCAGCACAAAATCTGAAATTCCTGGACCGCAATTCTTGAATTTTAGAAGCTTCAGTTCATGGTCTAAAGAACAATGCCCCTTGCTCAGTACACATTTACGGTGGTGCCAAGCTCCATAGAACTTGTAATTTTGCTTCAACGCATCCACCACCTACACGACCAAAGCCGGAGCTGAAGGAGTAAATGCCAAAATCTTCCAATTCTTCCTCCCATCAGTGGCCCCATCCAAACCCAGCTCCGAAACCGGGCTGCAGAACCCcagaatcccagtcaacgcccCCCAAAAACACCATCAAAGACAAGGCCACCCCTCGCATTCCCTGGATCAAATTCGCACTCTGACTCAATGCATTAAACCCTTAACcaccaagaacaagaacatcCCAGCAACAAGAACAACCAATAAAAACACGATTTGGAAAGCAAGAGCAGTACCCAATACTGGCCAGAACGAAACCTTGACGGATTGGACAGCTGCTATGAACTTGACCGGGCCATAGAAGCAGTGGAAGACGTTGTAGGTGATTGACCCGTCTTCACATATAGAATTGAAGCAGTTTTGTTCATGGTGATGGTGTTCAATTTGAACGGAAGATTGGAGATTGAAGAGTTAGGGAGCTTCCAGCTCCGGCGATGGCCCATACGGCATCGTCCAGCTTCGGGTTGGCAGCGGGGCTTCTCGGTTCTGATCTCCGGCGAATTCTGAGTCAAGCGGTGATGGCGGAATGGCAAGATGGTAACCGGAAATAGGAAGAAGATCTGGGAATAGTGGGCAGCGACTTTGAGGTGCACGTGTGAAGGCTGGAAGGGGTGGAGGGTGGTGCTAGGGCTCAGGCTTTGTTCGCCGTTCCAAGCTGCATCATTTGGTGGCGGCGGTATCGAAATCCAATGACCGGAGATCGAGGTATCCAGCGGTGGCAGTGCGCgcagagaaagggagagagagagagagagagagagagagagagagagagaagaatggCCGTGCGAACAAGAAAGGGAAAGAAGGGGtcaactccaaaaaaaaaaaaattggaagtaCCAATTTTAGGCCTCAAAGTTTAACGGAGTTGACGGCTTTACTGTTGTTAGGTACAtaaattgggtcgggcttaaatcgtcaggtaccattttgatgtttttcaaagtataggtatgaaaattaatagtttggaaaagttcagacactgtttgaaCGATTTTCCCTTTGTAACAATATATTTGTACATGCATTGGATGGATGCCCGGGCATTGAGAAGGAAGGACGCTTTCAGAGGCGAAAGGCCATACAGAGTTACAGACATACTTTGTGgaaacaatatttaattataCATCTAGACATGAATAGACATAAATTAACGTTTGAGAATGGAGCGTAACGCTCCGCC harbors:
- the LOC133732161 gene encoding osmotin-like protein; this encodes MAHSHSHSHSLSLSLLSATLLTLCSLAQATHPGYILTVVNNCPFPIWPAIQPNSGSPVLEKGGFALPSLTHRSFPAPTQTWSGRIWARTGCSHSHNHFSCLTGDCGGKLECNGAGGATPSTLAQFVLHHGPNDLWSYGVSLVDGFNIPMTVTPHEGKGVCPVVGCKANLLATCPDRLQVRSPAGHGPVVACKSACEAFGTDELCCRNKYNSPHTCRASSFSQYFKQACPATFTYAHDSPTLMHQCSSPRELKVIFCH